The Nitriliruptor alkaliphilus DSM 45188 genome includes a region encoding these proteins:
- the ndk gene encoding nucleoside-diphosphate kinase yields MAAEQTLILVKPDAVARGLIGEVLSRIERKGYRIEALEMRTLERTVAEEHYAEHVERPFFGELVDFITGGPLVALCVAGEDAVVGMRSIIGATNPIEAAPGSIRGDFATVIGENLVHGSDSAESAKRELGIFFPGRF; encoded by the coding sequence GTGGCCGCAGAGCAGACCCTCATCCTCGTCAAGCCCGACGCCGTCGCCCGCGGCCTGATCGGCGAGGTCCTGTCCCGCATCGAGCGCAAGGGCTACCGCATCGAGGCGCTCGAGATGCGCACTCTGGAGCGCACCGTCGCCGAGGAGCACTACGCCGAGCACGTCGAGCGTCCGTTCTTCGGCGAGCTGGTCGACTTCATCACCGGGGGGCCGCTGGTCGCCCTGTGCGTGGCGGGTGAGGACGCGGTCGTCGGGATGCGCAGCATCATCGGTGCGACCAACCCGATCGAGGCCGCTCCGGGCTCGATCCGCGGCGACTTCGCCACCGTCATCGGCGAGAACCTGGTGCACGGCTCGGACTCGGCGGAGTCCGCGAAGCGCGAGCTCGGCATCTTCTTCCCCGGCCGCTTCTGA
- a CDS encoding cupin domain-containing protein, producing MHAAPIQSEPRIVPPDGGDLFVTPEGTGDRFILDATDVGGAFSLVEHLLAPRALAAPLHLHTAEDEYSYVLEGEVGAWLGGHELVAGAGTLVCKPRGQWHTFWNAGDVPARVLEIISPGGLEVLFRTLDGLDEPPEPEQLARLAATYGCEVDMAGTGPIVERHHLVF from the coding sequence GTGCACGCCGCACCGATCCAGAGCGAACCACGCATCGTCCCACCGGACGGCGGCGACCTGTTCGTCACGCCCGAGGGGACCGGCGACCGGTTCATCCTCGACGCCACGGACGTTGGCGGCGCCTTCAGCCTGGTCGAGCACCTGCTCGCCCCGCGAGCGCTCGCGGCGCCACTGCACCTGCACACCGCCGAGGACGAGTACAGCTACGTGCTCGAGGGCGAGGTCGGGGCCTGGCTCGGTGGGCACGAGCTCGTCGCCGGCGCCGGCACCCTGGTCTGCAAGCCGCGCGGGCAGTGGCACACCTTCTGGAACGCCGGGGACGTGCCGGCGCGAGTCCTCGAGATCATCTCACCCGGGGGGCTCGAGGTCCTCTTCCGCACGCTGGACGGCCTCGACGAGCCACCCGAGCCCGAGCAGCTGGCGCGGCTGGCTGCGACCTACGGCTGCGAGGTCGACATGGCGGGGACTGGACCTATCGTGGAGCGACACCACCTGGTGTTCTGA
- a CDS encoding helix-turn-helix transcriptional regulator — protein sequence MDGRAREQAVRRVAELAGRGDDLVTFWQGCTEVLARVVPHYLGPCWYTLDPASLLVTSHHQDGLPEIPREWLAQEYYADDVNKLADVASSTRGVATLHEATDGDPTSSARWHQNMAYGGDQELIAGLRTSSGEVWGALGLYREPGQPVFDDEDLELVRAVAPSLAEGARRGLLIGEATEPEGPDAPGLVVLGADWELESMTPGVERWLAELPDGDVDRGLLPSAVYSVAGRAMRSDGDGPREVAVARVRSRAGRWVVLHGAALVGEGARRAAVIVEPAHPARISPLLMAAYRLTERERDVTRLVLQGRATAEIATELFISPHTVQEHLKHIFEKTGVHTRRDLVGTVFFAHYEPRVRDNEARAVREAPLRGGPFPPA from the coding sequence GTGGACGGGCGCGCGAGGGAGCAGGCGGTCCGGCGGGTCGCGGAGCTGGCCGGTCGGGGTGACGACCTGGTGACCTTCTGGCAAGGCTGCACGGAGGTGCTCGCCCGGGTGGTCCCGCACTACCTCGGCCCGTGCTGGTACACGCTCGACCCCGCGTCCCTGCTGGTGACCAGCCACCACCAGGACGGGCTGCCCGAGATCCCCCGGGAGTGGCTGGCGCAGGAGTACTACGCCGACGACGTCAACAAGCTCGCCGACGTGGCGAGCTCGACGCGCGGCGTCGCGACCCTGCACGAGGCCACCGACGGCGATCCGACGAGCAGCGCGCGGTGGCACCAGAACATGGCGTACGGCGGCGACCAGGAGCTGATCGCCGGGCTGCGCACCTCGAGCGGCGAGGTGTGGGGTGCCCTCGGCCTGTACCGCGAACCGGGTCAGCCGGTCTTCGACGACGAGGATCTCGAACTCGTGCGGGCCGTGGCACCATCGCTCGCCGAGGGCGCCCGGCGTGGTCTGCTGATCGGTGAGGCCACGGAGCCCGAGGGGCCGGACGCGCCGGGTCTGGTGGTCCTCGGAGCCGACTGGGAACTCGAGTCGATGACGCCGGGTGTCGAACGGTGGCTCGCCGAGCTGCCGGACGGGGACGTCGACCGCGGCCTGCTGCCGTCCGCCGTCTACTCGGTCGCCGGCCGGGCGATGCGGTCCGACGGTGACGGGCCACGGGAGGTCGCGGTGGCCCGGGTGCGATCCCGAGCCGGGCGTTGGGTCGTGCTGCACGGTGCCGCGCTGGTGGGTGAGGGGGCTCGCCGAGCAGCCGTGATCGTGGAGCCGGCCCACCCGGCCCGGATCTCCCCGCTGCTGATGGCGGCCTACCGGCTGACCGAGCGGGAGCGGGACGTCACCCGGCTCGTCCTGCAGGGACGTGCGACCGCCGAGATCGCGACCGAGCTGTTCATCTCGCCGCACACCGTGCAGGAGCACCTCAAGCACATCTTCGAGAAGACGGGGGTCCACACCCGCAGGGACCTGGTCGGGACGGTCTTCTTCGCCCACTACGAGCCTCGCGTCCGGGACAACGAGGCCAGAGCGGTGCGTGAGGCTCCCCTCCGCGGGGGACCGTTCCCTCCGGCCTGA
- a CDS encoding JAB domain-containing protein produces the protein MGAVWLDGPVTGTAVLDAPPRCGACDRVVYRPGPADRLEVTSPEAAAELLVPHLVEADRERCVAALVDTKHRLLEVVVVSVGSLSHTFMAPREVFRDALLANAAALVLAHNHPSGDPEPSRDDELLTRRLVRAGELVGVDLLDHLVVGGHRWVSLARRGTMG, from the coding sequence ATGGGTGCGGTCTGGCTCGACGGTCCCGTGACCGGTACGGCGGTCCTGGACGCGCCACCCCGGTGCGGGGCGTGCGACCGCGTGGTCTACCGCCCTGGTCCCGCCGACCGACTCGAGGTCACCTCGCCGGAAGCGGCCGCCGAGCTGCTCGTGCCGCACCTGGTCGAGGCCGACCGCGAACGGTGCGTCGCCGCCCTGGTCGACACCAAGCACCGCCTCCTGGAGGTCGTGGTCGTCAGCGTCGGCTCGCTGTCCCACACGTTCATGGCCCCGCGGGAGGTCTTCCGCGACGCGTTGCTGGCCAACGCCGCCGCGCTGGTGTTGGCCCACAACCACCCGAGCGGCGACCCGGAACCGTCCCGCGACGACGAGCTGCTGACCCGCCGCCTGGTGCGTGCCGGTGAACTCGTCGGCGTGGACCTGCTCGACCACCTGGTGGTCGGTGGCCACCGGTGGGTCAGCCTGGCTCGCCGGGGGACGATGGGGTGA
- a CDS encoding rod shape-determining protein MreB, translated as MGNTFQFLGRDMAVDLGTANTLVYVRGRGIVLNEPSVVAINTKNGAILAVGAEAKRMIGRTPGHIMAIRPLKDGVIADFDVTEKMLRYFIQAVHKRRFLAKPRVVVCVPSGITGVEQRAVEEATIQAGARAAYIIEEPMAAAIGSGLPVHEPAGNMVVDIGGGTTEVAVISLGGIVTSQSIRIGGDELDDAIISYIKKEYSLMLGERTSEEIKMAIGSAFPLPDEPHAEIRGRDLVSGLPKTIIVSAEEVRKAIEEPVNAIIDAVKNTLDKTPPELAADIMDKGIVLTGGGGLLKGLDERLKHETGMPIHITENPLSSVAIGSGKCLEEFEALKKVLISSSRH; from the coding sequence ATCGGTAACACCTTCCAGTTCCTCGGTCGCGACATGGCCGTCGACCTCGGCACCGCCAACACGCTCGTCTACGTGCGTGGACGCGGCATCGTCCTGAACGAACCGTCGGTGGTGGCCATCAACACCAAGAACGGCGCGATCCTCGCCGTCGGTGCCGAGGCCAAGCGCATGATCGGCCGTACCCCCGGCCACATCATGGCGATCCGGCCCCTCAAGGACGGCGTCATCGCCGACTTCGACGTCACCGAGAAGATGCTGCGCTACTTCATCCAGGCGGTGCACAAGCGGCGCTTCCTGGCCAAGCCGCGCGTGGTGGTCTGCGTCCCGTCGGGCATCACCGGTGTCGAGCAGCGGGCCGTCGAGGAGGCCACGATCCAGGCCGGCGCTCGCGCCGCCTACATCATCGAGGAGCCGATGGCCGCCGCCATCGGTTCGGGTCTGCCCGTCCACGAGCCGGCCGGCAACATGGTCGTCGACATCGGTGGTGGCACCACCGAGGTCGCCGTCATCTCCCTCGGTGGCATCGTGACCTCGCAGTCGATCCGCATCGGCGGTGACGAGCTCGACGACGCGATCATCTCCTACATCAAGAAGGAGTACTCGCTGATGCTGGGCGAGCGCACCTCCGAGGAGATCAAGATGGCCATCGGGTCGGCGTTCCCGCTGCCCGACGAGCCTCACGCCGAGATCCGCGGCCGCGACCTGGTCTCCGGGCTGCCGAAGACGATCATCGTCTCGGCCGAGGAGGTCCGCAAGGCCATCGAGGAGCCGGTCAACGCCATCATCGACGCGGTCAAGAACACCCTCGACAAGACCCCGCCGGAGCTCGCCGCCGACATCATGGACAAGGGCATCGTCCTGACCGGTGGTGGCGGGCTGCTCAAGGGCCTCGACGAGCGCCTCAAGCACGAGACCGGCATGCCGATCCACATCACCGAGAACCCGCTGTCCTCGGTCGCGATCGGGTCCGGCAAGTGCCTCGAGGAGTTCGAGGCGCTCAAGAAGGTGCTCATCTCCAGCTCACGTCACTGA
- the mreC gene encoding rod shape-determining protein MreC: MYQRRKARVLLVVLILIALVLITVDFRSGDGGDGPLDRLRGGVTAVVRPIQDGIATLVRPIGDAVGGVTDIFSVRSENERLQARLDVLEERFRSLEDLERENEELRQLLGIRERAELVTVGARTVAFGASDFEWVITIDAGSEDGIERGMPVINGDGLVGRIVQVTPNASRVLLTIDPTFQVAVRTASTGETGTVAGRGGEPLVFSVLDPEADLEVGDELVTSSYDSGQYPEGIPIGIVAEVGEATTSLVREVTVRPFVDFTRLHQVLVVIDAPLDPLPAFRDSDDLEVNIPDVDPFVDQDDLQRQAEEDAAAEREEDDDSDPEGEGEGSEDGDGGGDDP; the protein is encoded by the coding sequence ATGTACCAGCGTCGCAAGGCGCGCGTCCTCCTCGTCGTCCTGATCCTCATCGCGCTGGTGCTGATCACGGTCGACTTCCGTAGCGGCGACGGCGGGGACGGGCCGCTCGATCGGCTGCGCGGGGGCGTGACGGCGGTGGTCCGTCCCATCCAGGACGGCATCGCCACGCTGGTGCGGCCGATCGGCGACGCGGTCGGCGGCGTCACCGACATCTTCTCGGTCCGCTCCGAGAACGAGCGGCTCCAGGCGCGCCTCGACGTCCTCGAGGAGCGCTTCCGGTCCCTGGAGGACCTCGAGCGCGAGAACGAGGAGCTGCGCCAACTGCTCGGCATCCGCGAGCGGGCCGAGCTCGTGACCGTCGGCGCCCGCACGGTCGCCTTCGGGGCCAGCGACTTCGAGTGGGTCATCACGATCGACGCCGGCAGCGAGGACGGCATCGAGCGGGGCATGCCGGTGATCAACGGCGACGGCCTCGTCGGGCGGATCGTCCAGGTCACCCCGAACGCGTCGCGGGTCCTGCTGACCATCGACCCGACCTTCCAGGTCGCCGTGCGGACCGCGTCGACGGGCGAGACCGGGACGGTCGCGGGGCGCGGTGGCGAGCCGCTGGTGTTCTCGGTCCTCGACCCTGAAGCTGACCTCGAGGTCGGCGACGAGCTGGTGACGTCCTCGTACGACAGCGGTCAGTACCCGGAGGGGATCCCGATCGGGATCGTCGCCGAGGTCGGCGAGGCGACCACCTCGCTGGTGCGGGAGGTCACGGTCCGACCGTTCGTCGACTTCACCCGCCTCCACCAGGTCCTGGTGGTGATCGACGCGCCGCTCGATCCGCTGCCCGCGTTCCGTGACTCCGACGACCTCGAGGTCAACATCCCCGACGTCGATCCCTTCGTGGACCAGGACGACCTCCAGCGCCAGGCGGAGGAGGACGCCGCGGCGGAGCGCGAAGAGGACGACGACTCTGACCCTGAAGGTGAGGGTGAGGGTTCCGAGGACGGCGACGGTGGCGGGGACGACCCGTGA
- the mreD gene encoding rod shape-determining protein MreD, with the protein MIVRTVALGLTLVTAAVLQTALFPALALGGFRPNLLLLVVLGVALRDGALPGMRVGFAAGLLADLLTTQAPVGLATVVLTGLGYTVGVARPYLAPGSFTAPVLLAFVSGLIGTAGFGILAGLLGESGVTFELLLAASLGVALFNTLLAPVVLGLVRRLSDRFPIEGVAGLP; encoded by the coding sequence GTGATCGTGCGGACCGTGGCGCTCGGGCTGACGCTCGTGACCGCGGCGGTGCTGCAGACCGCGTTGTTCCCCGCGCTGGCGCTCGGTGGCTTCCGCCCCAACCTCCTGCTGTTGGTCGTGCTCGGGGTGGCCCTGCGCGACGGGGCGCTCCCGGGGATGCGTGTCGGCTTCGCGGCGGGGCTCCTCGCCGATCTGCTGACGACCCAGGCGCCGGTGGGCTTGGCGACCGTGGTGCTCACCGGCCTCGGCTACACCGTCGGGGTGGCCCGGCCCTACCTGGCACCGGGGTCGTTCACGGCCCCGGTCCTGCTGGCGTTCGTCTCCGGTCTGATCGGCACGGCGGGCTTCGGGATCCTGGCCGGTCTCCTCGGCGAGTCCGGGGTCACCTTCGAGCTGCTGCTCGCGGCCTCCCTCGGGGTCGCGCTGTTCAACACCCTCTTGGCGCCGGTCGTGCTCGGCCTCGTCCGTCGCCTGTCGGACCGCTTCCCGATCGAAGGGGTGGCCGGTCTGCCGTGA
- the solA gene encoding N-methyl-L-tryptophan oxidase, with translation MGSGGDVAVIGVGSIGSMALWRLAAAGLSVHGFERFGVPHDRSAAGGETRMFRTTSPREPHYVPFAVTALERWGQLETDSGRQLLTRGGELVISPPDDATFGSILASIRTYELDHELLDARQIRARFPPHRVDPDDRGILDLNAGFLRSELAVLAAAERATRLGAVLHTGAPVTDVAADGEGVTVAWGGRHLRFEQAIVAAGPWTSHLAPDLAAAIEVRRPIQAWFAVDDPARYAPERFPTGLRLGPDALYVFPSLDGASVKVGVGGEHNRHVADPDRLDRSVDHAEVAHISERVRRRLPGLHPDPLRAAAYMDGYTPDHQPIIGRLPGAERIVVLGGFSGHGFKYAPAFGEAGAELVADGATTLDISPFAPDRLAAASATAAVTADRPPLRSGSGPTGDGRGRARPAPRGC, from the coding sequence GTGGGATCCGGCGGTGACGTCGCGGTGATCGGGGTCGGCTCGATCGGCAGCATGGCCCTGTGGCGGCTGGCAGCGGCGGGCCTCTCGGTGCACGGCTTCGAACGGTTCGGCGTCCCGCACGACCGCAGCGCAGCCGGCGGCGAGACGCGGATGTTCCGCACGACCAGCCCGCGGGAGCCGCACTACGTCCCGTTCGCCGTCACCGCGCTCGAACGCTGGGGGCAGCTCGAGACCGACAGCGGCCGTCAGCTGCTGACACGGGGCGGGGAGCTGGTGATCAGCCCGCCCGACGACGCGACCTTCGGCAGCATCCTGGCGTCCATCCGCACGTACGAGCTCGACCACGAACTGCTCGACGCGCGCCAGATCCGTGCGCGGTTCCCGCCCCACCGCGTGGACCCCGATGACCGGGGGATCCTGGACCTGAACGCGGGGTTCCTGCGCTCCGAGCTCGCCGTGCTCGCCGCGGCTGAGCGCGCCACGCGCCTCGGCGCGGTGCTGCACACCGGCGCGCCCGTCACCGATGTGGCCGCGGACGGCGAGGGCGTCACGGTGGCCTGGGGAGGCCGACACCTCCGGTTCGAGCAGGCCATCGTCGCCGCGGGCCCCTGGACCTCCCACCTCGCGCCGGACCTCGCCGCTGCCATCGAGGTGCGGCGCCCGATCCAGGCGTGGTTCGCGGTCGACGATCCGGCCCGCTACGCCCCCGAGCGGTTCCCCACGGGGCTGCGGCTCGGGCCGGACGCGCTCTACGTGTTCCCGAGCCTCGACGGCGCGTCCGTCAAGGTCGGCGTGGGCGGGGAGCACAACCGCCACGTCGCCGACCCCGATCGCCTCGACCGCTCGGTCGACCACGCCGAGGTGGCGCACATCAGCGAGCGGGTCCGACGCCGCCTCCCTGGCCTCCACCCCGACCCCCTCCGGGCCGCGGCGTACATGGACGGCTACACCCCCGACCACCAGCCGATCATCGGACGTCTGCCGGGCGCCGAGCGGATCGTGGTGCTCGGCGGCTTCTCCGGCCACGGGTTCAAGTACGCCCCAGCGTTCGGGGAGGCCGGCGCCGAGCTGGTCGCCGATGGTGCGACCACCCTCGACATCTCCCCGTTCGCGCCGGACCGGTTGGCGGCGGCGAGCGCCACGGCGGCCGTCACGGCAGACCGGCCACCCCTTCGATCGGGAAGCGGTCCGACAGGCGACGGACGAGGCCGAGCACGACCGGCGCCAAGAGGGTGTTGA